CGTCACGCCCGATGGTTTTTCTGACAGTGACCTTGCCGATGATCCTGCCGGGGGTCATTGCCGGTGCAATTCTTGCCTTTGCCAAGGCAATGGGCGAATTCGGGGCCACCATCACGTTTGTGTCTAACATCCCCGGCCAGACCCAAACGCTTCCGTCCGCGGTCTATGCATTCCTGCAGGTGCCGGGCGGGGAGGCGGCGGCAACGCGACTGGTTCTTATCTCAATCGTTATCGCGATGAGCGCGCTTCTTTTGTCAGAATACGTCGGACGGCGCGCTGCTGCACGGGTGGCCGGGTCATGAGCCTTTCCGTTCGGTTGCAACATCGTTTGCCGGATCTCGATCTGGATGTCCGCTTTGAGGCACCGCCCGGAGTGACCGTTTTGTTTGGGCGGTCGGGGTCGGGCAAGACGACCATCGTCAATGCAGTGGCTGGGCTGCTGCGGCCCGAGGCGGGCCGCGTGGCGGTCGAGGATTGGGTTTTGTTCGACACAGATCGCGGACAATGGCTGCCGCCGCACCGTCGGCGTTTGGGGTATATTTTTCAGGAAGGGCGGTTATTTCCCCATCTGACCGTACGGCAAAATCTGGCTTACGGTCGCTGGTTTGCTCCGAAAAGGGCGCAGCGGGAAGATCCTGAGAAGGTCATTGCTATGCTGGGCATTGGCCACCTGCTGGATCGCCGTCCAGCCGGGTTGTCTGGGGGCGAGAAACAACGCGTGGCTATCGGGCGGGCGCTACTGGCAAGTCCCCGCCTTATTCTTGCGGACGAGCCTCTGGCTGCGCTGGACGAAGCGCGGAAAGCGGAAATTCTGCCGTATTTCGAACGTCTCAGGGACGAGGTGTCGGTTCCTATTCTCTATGTAACCCACTCGGCGGCTGAGGTCGCGCGTCTGGCGACCTCGGTTGTTGCGCTTCAAGACGGAAAAGCCGTGCGTCATGGGCCCGCTTCCGAGGTTTTAGCCGATCCTTCGGTGGCCCCCGCAGGGGTGCGCGCAGTTGGGGCCGTTTTGGAAGTTCAGGTCGCGCAGCACCACGCTGACGGGCTGACAGAGTTGAATGCCAACGGCGCACGATTGTTCCTGCCGCGCATTGCGCATGACGTCGGGGCGCAATTGCGCATCCGTATCCCGGCGCAAGAGGTGATCTTGTCTAACCAAAAGCCCGAGGGATTGTCTGCGTTGAACGTGCTCAGCGGTTCGGTGGCCTCGATCCGGTCGGGTGAGGGGCCTGGTGCAATTGTTTCCGTCACAACCCCGGCAGGTAGTGTTCTGGCACGCGTCACACGTCGATCAGTTGCGGCGCTAAACTTGCAGGTGGGCAGCCCATGTCACGCGGTGATCAAGACGGTTGCCTTGGCGCCGCAGGATGTTGGCGGGCGTATCGGGGCGGGCCAGTAAATTCAGGCAAGCGCGCGCGCCTCATGTTCGCGCAGGATCAAACGCGCGGCGCGGCCAAATCCGGTGTGACCCGAGGCTGGCTGGTCCGGAAAGATTGCAGCGAGTTCCCGAAGCGCGTCGGAGGACAGAGTGTAAAGCGCTTCTTCCCCCAGAAACAGGCTTTCAGCTTGCGCCCCTTCCGCATTCAGAATTTCGTGCCGATCCAACAAGATATGCAGGTACTCTACCGCCTCCACAGAGGCATCCACAAAAATGCCCGGCCAGTCGCATAAATGTTTTGCAGCCACCAGCGCCTCGGCAGCGCCAAACAGCAAATCCACCTTTGGCCCTTTCACCAGAATGCGGTGTTGTTGCGAAACCAGAAGGTCCCGGCACGGTGTGTTTGGCCCCAGACTTCCTGCCGAGATTCGAACCGGCTGCATTGCAGGTTCTGTGCATAATCGTTCGGGCGCAAGCACACTGCTTTCAATCCAGCGAATAGGTTGCAGCCCGTGATCTGCGGTTGCCACCTTGTGGCCCACGCGCAGTGTTTCAATGGCCTGCGGGCCGTCCTCGGTTTCGATCAACGTACCGGCGGCAAAGCACACACCTTCGATCCTGATCGTGACAGCCACAGGGTCCGGATCGTTGGAAAACGGCACGGTGAACGGCCCAATCAGCGTGGTGCCCGTTACACTGATGAAGAAGGTATCGAAAACCACCTGCCCGTTGTCCAGACTGTCAAAAAAGGCTGGGTCTACCGTATAGGTCCACTCGCCTGTATTCGGGTCGATCGAAGCGGTGCCGTTGGCGGGCGGCGTTGCAATGGTCCAGGTCTGGGTTGCGGGTGTAAACGTGCCATTGTCCAACGTCGGTTGCCCCATCGCCACGTTGGGTGGGGAACCGGTCACGTCGCCGGTCAATTCGCCTGTGATTGTAACCGAGACCACCTATTCTTCGCCCTGCTGCAACACCTGTTCAAACTCTCGTTTCCGATACAGGCGCATATGAACTTCGCCTGCCTGATCCCGAGTCCACTCGACAATCCGGTTTCGCGTCATGTCGCTGTCCATCCGGTTTGTCCGCACACGCGGATGAGGGATCTCTTGCTTGAGGATATCAACAATCTGGCTCGTCTGTCCAAAAGGGGCGACCAGATCAACGATCCAAAAGGAAGGCCCACCGGTAAAATCCGCTTCCTTCAACGGTTTTTCCTGCACTGCATAGCGGTACTCGGCCTCAGTGCTAAGCCCGGCAAAGGTGACAAAGCCACGGGGAAATCCGTTTTGCCGGAAGATGTGATACTGACCAAGGCGGAACGGCGTCTCGAACGCATACAGCACCTGTGCAAGGGTGCGTTTCTGATGAGTTTTTGTAAGTCCCGCCAGATAGAACATCGCGCCAAGGTCAGCGTATTTCTCGGGCGGGAAATCGAACCAGTCTTTTGGAAAGCTCTTGCTCACAGGATCGCCATTATATGATTAAAACCATAAACTTAGGTCTATTGTACCGTCTCTGCGCAATAAGGGTAGAAAAAATTCCTTGCGCCACCCAGTCACCGTCGAGGCAGGTTTGCACCACTTTACTCAAAGACTGCTGCCGCTATGTTCAAAGTACTCATGATCAATTCTCGGGATATTCAAGTTATGCAATTTGTAAGGATTTTCGCCCCAACTGCGCTTGCTTTGATGCCCGCAATGGCCGACGCGGTAGGCTTCGGGCTGGACATCCGGCCACAATTTCGAACCGAGATTACAGCGCTTCCGGATGGGGTCTATGAGGTCAAAGCTCTTGGATCGTCGGCACCCGTAACTTACTGGTGCGGGATTGGCGACTATGCGATTCGTACACTGGGCGTGCCAAATTCGCAGCGTATCTACATTTGGCGCGCTTACGAAAAGGGGGTCAGAACCGTGCAATTTTCGCTGACCCCACCTCCGGGTGCCGATACCAATCCAGGTTATTCGATCACGGTTAGCCGGGTTGGGGAAAACATGTCGGCGTCGTCGGCACAGAATTACTGCTATGACAATTTCATCATGGATACGTTCTGAGCGTCAGACCCACTTTGCCATCGGCGGCAGGCTCATCAGAACCGCATCCGGGTCATGTCCGGTTTCCAGCCCGAACTTGGTGCCACGGTCGTAGACCAGGTTGTATTCGGCATAAAGGCCGCGATGCACCAGCTGGG
The genomic region above belongs to Ruegeria sp. HKCCD4315 and contains:
- the modC gene encoding molybdenum ABC transporter ATP-binding protein; protein product: MSLSVRLQHRLPDLDLDVRFEAPPGVTVLFGRSGSGKTTIVNAVAGLLRPEAGRVAVEDWVLFDTDRGQWLPPHRRRLGYIFQEGRLFPHLTVRQNLAYGRWFAPKRAQREDPEKVIAMLGIGHLLDRRPAGLSGGEKQRVAIGRALLASPRLILADEPLAALDEARKAEILPYFERLRDEVSVPILYVTHSAAEVARLATSVVALQDGKAVRHGPASEVLADPSVAPAGVRAVGAVLEVQVAQHHADGLTELNANGARLFLPRIAHDVGAQLRIRIPAQEVILSNQKPEGLSALNVLSGSVASIRSGEGPGAIVSVTTPAGSVLARVTRRSVAALNLQVGSPCHAVIKTVALAPQDVGGRIGAGQ
- a CDS encoding Hint domain-containing protein, which encodes MVSVTITGELTGDVTGSPPNVAMGQPTLDNGTFTPATQTWTIATPPANGTASIDPNTGEWTYTVDPAFFDSLDNGQVVFDTFFISVTGTTLIGPFTVPFSNDPDPVAVTIRIEGVCFAAGTLIETEDGPQAIETLRVGHKVATADHGLQPIRWIESSVLAPERLCTEPAMQPVRISAGSLGPNTPCRDLLVSQQHRILVKGPKVDLLFGAAEALVAAKHLCDWPGIFVDASVEAVEYLHILLDRHEILNAEGAQAESLFLGEEALYTLSSDALRELAAIFPDQPASGHTGFGRAARLILREHEARALA
- a CDS encoding toxin-activating lysine-acyltransferase, translating into MSKSFPKDWFDFPPEKYADLGAMFYLAGLTKTHQKRTLAQVLYAFETPFRLGQYHIFRQNGFPRGFVTFAGLSTEAEYRYAVQEKPLKEADFTGGPSFWIVDLVAPFGQTSQIVDILKQEIPHPRVRTNRMDSDMTRNRIVEWTRDQAGEVHMRLYRKREFEQVLQQGEE